One segment of Nostoc flagelliforme CCNUN1 DNA contains the following:
- a CDS encoding DICT sensory domain-containing protein translates to MLEGSILQKLEAAHRHTTRPIRFGVYYKNTLVALCHALEDHILTDDGTPLVITAFQQGKWYLQEAGRYLHIAQRSREIAIMAASESGFAEHPTSLLPNVDLVALDSVDPVAQEWHLIILSPKYTAMVICQELSEADYGSTGVPTSDLERKFYGLWTFEPELVQETAEIAIAHIKKYNPELAQKLTADKEQIVPSMDRSQNLGAVVSRVVDYLQTGQDNLSIPTALQKQTLDRNLVSNEIQAFLRMAQLMDMADVNNPMAAAEVVGLAEAIGQLLDLPAWQIKRLRLAALLHRIDPLQKAESVLSDGITTRYQEDAPSCPLTCPLVPGAQVLRTMPRLRAVAQIITHQTEWWNGTGEPAGLAGDEIPLESRILALLADFQWRVNQRKSSNQSREQIFTQALDECKQQQSNRFDPKLVDTLTLLVMGLQQGLDLPIMTPKVSAGIWILDSQWDSHSKISEEIGSYFT, encoded by the coding sequence ATGTTAGAAGGTTCAATTTTACAAAAGCTAGAAGCAGCCCATCGCCACACCACCAGGCCAATTCGATTTGGTGTTTACTACAAAAATACCTTAGTTGCGCTGTGTCATGCTCTTGAAGACCATATCTTAACCGACGACGGTACGCCCCTAGTAATTACAGCTTTCCAACAAGGGAAATGGTATCTACAAGAAGCCGGGCGATATCTGCATATCGCCCAGCGCAGCCGCGAAATTGCCATCATGGCTGCCTCTGAATCTGGCTTTGCTGAACATCCCACAAGCCTTTTACCCAATGTAGACTTAGTGGCATTAGATTCAGTCGATCCAGTCGCTCAGGAGTGGCACTTAATTATTTTATCGCCTAAATACACAGCAATGGTAATTTGTCAAGAATTATCAGAGGCTGATTATGGCAGCACTGGAGTACCGACATCAGACTTAGAGCGTAAATTTTATGGCTTGTGGACATTTGAGCCAGAGTTAGTGCAAGAGACAGCAGAAATAGCGATCGCTCACATCAAAAAATACAACCCAGAACTGGCACAAAAGCTCACAGCCGATAAAGAACAAATTGTACCGTCAATGGACAGATCCCAAAATTTAGGTGCAGTTGTCTCCCGTGTAGTAGATTACCTCCAGACTGGGCAAGATAATTTATCCATCCCTACAGCGCTTCAGAAACAAACCCTAGATCGCAACTTGGTTTCTAACGAAATCCAAGCCTTTTTGCGAATGGCGCAACTCATGGATATGGCAGATGTCAACAATCCAATGGCAGCTGCGGAAGTGGTAGGACTTGCTGAAGCGATCGGCCAGCTTTTGGATCTTCCCGCATGGCAGATTAAGAGGTTACGGCTAGCGGCTTTGTTGCATCGCATAGATCCGTTACAGAAAGCAGAAAGCGTACTCAGTGACGGTATAACCACACGCTACCAAGAAGATGCTCCCAGTTGTCCCTTAACTTGTCCCTTAGTACCGGGGGCGCAAGTATTGCGAACCATGCCAAGACTGCGAGCAGTTGCCCAAATTATCACTCACCAAACCGAGTGGTGGAATGGTACAGGGGAACCAGCAGGTTTAGCTGGAGATGAAATTCCGCTAGAGTCGAGAATTTTGGCATTATTGGCAGACTTTCAGTGGCGAGTTAATCAGCGAAAATCGTCAAATCAAAGCCGGGAACAGATATTTACTCAAGCTTTAGATGAGTGCAAACAGCAACAATCTAACCGTTTTGACCCTAAACTTGTAGATACCCTAACTTTATTAGTTATGGGTTTACAACAGGGACTCGACTTACCCATCATGACACCCAAAGTCAGCGCCGGTATCTGGATACTTGATTCCCAATGGGATAGCCACAGCAAGATCAGTGAGGAGATTGGTAGTTACTTTACATGA
- a CDS encoding pentapeptide repeat-containing protein, with product MNIEAIKLGKLKQLPGANLEDEELSRLDLSRINLAGATLVGTNFAASKLEGGHLEGANLMGANLQETDLRANLMGANLMQADLTGADLRGSNLRGANLMGARLSDVSLVGAFLSGANLMNVNLQGVDLRGADLRGANLTGANLKGADLSRADLQGALLSEANLEEADLRGANLAGANLTGANLLCAELEGANLSGVNLDKACVVGTVVETLV from the coding sequence ATGAATATTGAAGCCATTAAATTAGGAAAACTTAAACAACTTCCAGGGGCAAATTTAGAAGACGAGGAACTCTCTCGACTGGATTTAAGCCGGATTAATCTTGCTGGTGCTACCCTTGTTGGCACTAATTTCGCTGCTTCCAAACTCGAAGGTGGGCATTTGGAGGGGGCAAATTTGATGGGGGCGAACCTCCAAGAAACTGACTTGCGGGCGAACTTGATGGGAGCGAACCTGATGCAAGCAGATTTAACGGGCGCTGACTTGCGGGGGAGCAATTTGCGCGGCGCTAACTTGATGGGAGCCAGACTCAGTGATGTGTCATTAGTGGGTGCTTTTTTAAGTGGTGCCAATTTGATGAATGTGAACTTGCAAGGCGTTGATTTGCGCGGTGCTGACTTGCGCGGTGCAAATTTGACAGGGGCAAATCTCAAAGGTGCAGACTTGAGTCGCGCCGATTTGCAAGGGGCTTTGTTGAGTGAAGCAAACCTTGAAGAAGCTGACTTACGGGGGGCAAATTTGGCAGGGGCGAATTTGACGGGAGCGAATTTACTCTGTGCAGAGTTAGAAGGTGCAAATTTGAGCGGCGTTAATTTGGATAAAGCGTGTGTAGTGGGGACAGTAGTAGAAACGCTTGTGTAA